From the genome of Ralstonia pickettii, one region includes:
- a CDS encoding aminoglycoside phosphotransferase family protein → MASTPGAAAGATDARLSQLRDWLGTLPAAHGLRIDTLQPASADASFRRYFRLDSAVSGKPGTLVVMDAPPPQEDCRPFVHVAGLLNGAGVRAPLVLEQDLAQGFLLLTDLGPQTYLQSLRERDFDLAYANTLFRPAIHTLVRWQVASREGELPPYDEALLRRELSLFPDWYVDRHLQRPLDATQRESLDKVFKLLVDSALAQPRVYVHRDYMPRNLMINAADPSQPGVLDFQDAVYGPITYDAASLLRDAFLSWDEEQELDWAVRYWEAARAAKLPVDEDFGEFYRALEWMGAQRHLKVAGIFARLCYRDGKTGYVEDTPRFIAYLRRVCSRYNALAPLARLLDQLEDRAQQIGYTF, encoded by the coding sequence ATGGCTTCGACCCCTGGCGCCGCAGCAGGCGCAACCGACGCACGCCTCAGCCAATTGCGCGACTGGCTCGGCACATTGCCCGCCGCCCACGGCCTGCGCATCGACACGCTGCAACCTGCCTCGGCCGATGCCAGCTTCCGCCGGTATTTCCGCCTGGACAGCGCCGTCAGTGGCAAGCCCGGCACGCTGGTCGTCATGGACGCCCCGCCGCCGCAGGAAGACTGCCGCCCGTTCGTCCATGTGGCCGGTCTGCTCAATGGTGCCGGCGTGCGCGCGCCGCTGGTGCTGGAGCAGGATCTTGCGCAGGGCTTCTTGCTGCTGACCGACCTGGGCCCACAAACGTATCTGCAATCGCTGCGCGAGCGCGATTTCGACCTCGCCTACGCCAACACGCTGTTCCGCCCTGCCATCCATACTCTGGTGCGCTGGCAGGTGGCTTCCCGCGAAGGCGAGCTGCCGCCGTATGACGAGGCGCTGCTGCGCCGCGAACTGTCGCTGTTTCCGGACTGGTACGTCGACCGCCACCTGCAACGCCCGCTCGACGCAACCCAGCGCGAATCGCTCGACAAGGTGTTCAAGCTGCTGGTCGATAGCGCCTTGGCCCAGCCGCGCGTGTACGTGCATCGTGACTACATGCCCCGTAATTTGATGATCAACGCGGCCGACCCATCGCAGCCGGGCGTGCTGGACTTCCAGGACGCCGTCTACGGACCGATCACCTACGACGCCGCCTCGCTGCTGCGCGACGCCTTCCTGTCGTGGGACGAAGAGCAGGAGCTGGATTGGGCCGTGCGCTACTGGGAAGCGGCCCGCGCCGCCAAGTTGCCCGTGGACGAAGACTTCGGCGAGTTCTACCGTGCGCTCGAATGGATGGGCGCGCAACGCCATCTGAAGGTGGCCGGCATTTTCGCGCGCCTGTGCTACCGCGACGGCAAGACCGGCTACGTGGAAGACACTCCGCGCTTCATCGCCTACCTGCGCCGTGTATGCAGCCGCTACAACGCGCTGGCGCCGCTGGCCCGCCTGCTCGATCAACTCGAAGATCGCGCGCAGCAGATCGGCTACACGTTCTGA
- a CDS encoding LPS-assembly protein LptD — protein sequence MTEPNRARKNRQRAAVAAPDQRPADLATIRRGTLALRPLVFAVAGVWTATSAAQSTGTTQATAPAVTPASSVTALATSGPTTPGGSPLLPKMAEPVQRPDNTVPTFTAADKMDGRTNEDIHLRGNGELRRNGSVLKGDTLDYNQDTDVATATGNVRLFKGGTLVTGPDAKLKITANEGTISTPSYEFHSNGGHGTADRIDFIDKDNSRITRGTYTTCSPDNVDWYFSASRIDIDSDRQVGTGRNGVLHFFGVPVFAAPVMDFPLNDDRRSGFLAPVFGYNSRSGADVTLPYYFNIAPNRDLTLYPRLLSTRGLQLGAEYRYLDTSYSGVLRGEFLPDDREAGRNRWSISAVHTQRLAPGLTGYINYNKVSDNTYPDDLGRSIVTATQRQYVQEGGVTYSIGDWVALARVQKFQTLSTATTQLAAPYERVPQLSLTYNRYDVGGFDINFLTDYTRFSIPTANTVQGERLFMQPTISFPVIRPGWFVTPKFILNATSYRLDRPAGDTQDTQINRTLPTFSLDSGMTFERDAPLVSKLFGVSYIQTLEPRVFYVYTPYRDQSQIPLFDTGQSDYNLGQIFTENPYTGYDRIADNNKVTAGVTTRFIEAESGIERLRATIAQRIDFEGQRVTLAGAAPTSVRRYSDLLGATTIQMFRGIFFDTNLQYNQDLDRIMRSTVAFSWKPEANKVINLGYRYYRQDANTGQLPLEQADISTQWPITRRLYGLGRIGYDLDARKPSDMLLGLEYVADCWVGRLAVQRYSNAVSSYTTHIFAQIEFKGLSKVGNNPIDVIRLNVPGYQPVTAQPITPSVLDQYE from the coding sequence ATGACCGAACCGAACCGAGCCAGGAAGAACCGGCAGCGCGCTGCTGTCGCCGCGCCCGATCAGCGGCCCGCCGACTTGGCCACCATCAGGCGTGGCACGCTGGCATTGCGCCCGCTGGTATTTGCGGTGGCCGGTGTCTGGACGGCGACGTCCGCGGCGCAGAGCACGGGCACAACGCAAGCGACGGCGCCCGCTGTCACTCCGGCCTCGTCGGTGACCGCGCTGGCGACGTCCGGACCGACCACGCCCGGCGGCAGTCCGCTGTTGCCCAAGATGGCCGAGCCCGTCCAGCGACCGGACAACACTGTCCCGACGTTTACCGCGGCCGACAAGATGGACGGTCGCACCAACGAAGACATCCACCTGCGCGGTAATGGCGAACTGCGCCGCAACGGCTCGGTGCTGAAGGGCGACACGCTCGATTACAACCAGGACACCGATGTCGCAACCGCAACCGGCAACGTGCGCCTGTTCAAGGGCGGCACGCTGGTCACCGGCCCGGACGCCAAGCTGAAGATTACCGCCAACGAAGGGACCATCAGCACGCCGAGCTACGAGTTCCACTCCAACGGCGGCCACGGCACTGCAGACCGCATCGACTTCATCGACAAGGACAACAGCCGCATCACGCGCGGCACGTACACCACGTGCTCGCCCGACAACGTCGACTGGTACTTCAGCGCCAGCCGCATCGACATCGACAGCGACCGCCAGGTCGGCACGGGGCGCAACGGCGTGCTGCACTTCTTCGGTGTGCCGGTGTTTGCGGCGCCGGTCATGGATTTTCCGCTCAATGACGATCGGCGCAGCGGTTTCCTGGCACCGGTGTTCGGCTACAACAGCCGCAGCGGGGCCGACGTCACGCTGCCGTACTACTTCAATATCGCGCCGAACCGCGATTTGACCTTGTATCCGCGTCTGCTCAGTACGCGTGGCCTGCAGCTTGGCGCTGAATACCGCTATCTCGATACGTCGTACAGCGGCGTCCTGCGGGGCGAATTCCTGCCCGATGATCGTGAAGCGGGTCGTAACCGCTGGTCGATTTCGGCAGTACACACGCAGCGGCTGGCCCCGGGCCTGACCGGCTATATCAACTACAACAAGGTTTCCGATAACACTTATCCGGATGACCTTGGTCGCAGCATCGTCACTGCGACGCAGCGACAGTATGTCCAGGAAGGCGGCGTCACCTATTCCATCGGCGATTGGGTTGCGCTGGCGCGCGTGCAGAAGTTCCAGACCCTGTCGACCGCCACTACGCAACTAGCAGCGCCGTACGAGCGTGTCCCTCAGTTGAGCCTGACGTATAACCGGTACGACGTAGGCGGCTTTGACATCAATTTCCTGACCGACTACACGCGGTTCTCGATCCCGACCGCCAATACCGTGCAGGGCGAGCGCCTGTTCATGCAGCCGACGATCAGCTTTCCGGTCATCCGTCCGGGCTGGTTCGTCACGCCAAAGTTCATCCTGAACGCCACTTCGTATCGCCTAGACCGTCCGGCTGGCGATACGCAAGATACGCAGATCAATCGCACGCTGCCGACGTTCTCGCTCGATTCGGGTATGACCTTCGAGCGCGATGCGCCGCTGGTCTCCAAATTGTTCGGCGTGAGCTACATCCAGACGCTGGAGCCGCGCGTGTTCTACGTGTACACGCCGTATCGCGATCAGTCGCAGATTCCGCTGTTCGATACCGGGCAGTCCGACTACAACCTCGGCCAGATCTTTACCGAGAACCCGTACACCGGTTACGACCGCATTGCCGACAACAACAAGGTGACGGCAGGTGTCACCACGCGGTTTATCGAGGCCGAATCAGGCATTGAGCGCCTGCGTGCCACGATCGCCCAGCGCATCGATTTCGAAGGCCAGCGCGTGACGCTGGCGGGTGCAGCACCGACGTCGGTGCGCCGCTATTCGGACCTTCTGGGCGCGACCACGATCCAGATGTTCCGTGGCATCTTTTTTGATACGAACCTTCAGTACAATCAGGACCTCGACCGCATCATGCGTTCGACGGTCGCGTTCAGCTGGAAGCCCGAGGCCAACAAGGTGATCAACCTCGGCTACCGCTACTACCGGCAAGACGCCAATACCGGTCAGCTGCCGCTGGAACAGGCCGATATCTCCACGCAGTGGCCGATTACGCGGCGCCTCTACGGCCTGGGTCGCATCGGTTACGACCTGGATGCGCGCAAGCCATCGGATATGCTGCTCGGCCTCGAATATGTGGCGGACTGCTGGGTCGGTCGACTGGCGGTGCAGCGCTACAGCAATGCGGTTTCGAGCTATACGACGCATATCTTTGCCCAGATCGAATTCAAGGGTTTGTCGAAGGTGGGGAACAATCCGATCGACGTGATTCGTTTGAACGTGCCCGGCTACCAGCCGGTGACCGCGCAGCCGATCACGCCGTCCGTGCTGGATCAATATGAATAA
- a CDS encoding peptidylprolyl isomerase, producing the protein MAFQSTAFATRVAPLGRLRVATGVLVALMAGTTLSSAVHAQQAQSAKKTAPVRGIFANPGSSPSQPLLQGTLPEPTAPGAPRSQLVDEVVAVVNTDVITRRELLNRADLVERTFRAQNRPLPPRADMLGEVLEQLILERVQAQTAKESGIRVSDADVDRAVESVAQRNNLSVPQLKSKLKDAGMTYDKYRDDLRQEILLARLREREVDSKVQVYDGEIDNYLAQQGGGTAPAGEQQYNVAQILVPVAEGATDAEKAAARSKAESLLKQAQSGADFAKLARDNSGAQDASQGGELGLRPIGRLPAVFANAVVDMKAGQVASQVVESPAGYHVIKLLDKRAPGTAIAAKVQQTQVRHILIKTGPTMSADDARRQLMGLRDRIVHGYDFGDAARRYSQDGSAGAGGELGWVSPGQLVPEFEQAMNQLKPGDVSQPVQSQFGVHLIQVEGRREAEVSGDRQRDYARSVIREQKVQAAYEDWLRELRDSAHVEYRVNRQQ; encoded by the coding sequence ATGGCTTTCCAATCGACCGCTTTCGCCACGCGTGTGGCTCCTCTGGGCCGCTTGCGTGTTGCCACCGGCGTGCTGGTCGCGCTGATGGCGGGGACCACGCTGTCGTCTGCCGTCCATGCGCAGCAAGCGCAGTCGGCAAAGAAGACTGCACCGGTGCGCGGCATCTTCGCCAACCCGGGTTCGTCGCCGAGCCAGCCGCTGCTGCAGGGCACGCTGCCAGAGCCGACTGCCCCGGGTGCGCCGCGCAGCCAACTCGTCGACGAGGTGGTGGCCGTGGTCAACACCGACGTCATCACCCGCCGTGAACTGCTCAATCGCGCCGACTTGGTCGAGCGCACGTTCCGTGCGCAGAACCGGCCGCTGCCCCCGCGCGCGGATATGCTGGGCGAGGTGCTTGAACAGCTGATCCTGGAGCGCGTGCAGGCGCAGACCGCCAAGGAAAGCGGCATCCGCGTGTCCGACGCCGATGTGGATCGCGCTGTGGAAAGCGTGGCCCAGCGCAACAACCTCTCCGTCCCGCAGCTCAAGAGCAAGCTGAAGGACGCCGGCATGACGTACGACAAGTACCGCGACGACCTGCGTCAGGAAATCCTCCTGGCGCGCCTGCGTGAGCGCGAGGTCGACTCGAAGGTGCAGGTCTACGACGGTGAGATCGACAACTACCTGGCGCAGCAGGGCGGCGGCACGGCCCCGGCAGGCGAGCAGCAATACAACGTCGCGCAAATTCTCGTGCCCGTCGCCGAGGGCGCCACGGACGCCGAGAAGGCTGCAGCGCGCAGCAAGGCCGAAAGTCTGCTCAAGCAAGCGCAGAGCGGTGCCGATTTCGCCAAGCTGGCGCGTGACAATTCGGGCGCACAGGACGCCTCGCAAGGCGGCGAGCTTGGGCTGCGTCCGATTGGGCGCCTGCCGGCTGTGTTTGCCAACGCCGTGGTCGACATGAAGGCGGGCCAAGTGGCGAGCCAGGTGGTCGAAAGCCCGGCCGGTTATCACGTGATCAAGCTGCTGGACAAGCGCGCGCCGGGCACCGCGATTGCCGCCAAGGTGCAGCAGACGCAAGTGCGCCACATCCTGATCAAGACCGGTCCGACGATGTCGGCGGACGACGCGCGCCGGCAATTGATGGGCCTGCGTGACCGCATTGTCCACGGTTACGATTTTGGCGATGCGGCACGGCGGTATTCGCAGGACGGGTCGGCCGGTGCGGGTGGCGAGCTGGGCTGGGTGTCGCCGGGCCAGCTGGTGCCGGAATTTGAGCAGGCCATGAACCAGCTCAAGCCGGGTGATGTGTCGCAGCCGGTGCAGAGCCAGTTCGGCGTGCATCTGATTCAGGTGGAAGGCCGCCGTGAAGCCGAGGTGTCGGGGGACCGCCAACGCGACTACGCACGGTCGGTGATTCGCGAGCAGAAAGTCCAGGCCGCCTATGAGGACTGGCTGCGTGAGCTGCGCGATTCGGCACACGTGGAATACCGCGTGAACCGTCAGCAGTAA
- the pdxA gene encoding 4-hydroxythreonine-4-phosphate dehydrogenase PdxA, whose protein sequence is MLNIAITTGEPAGIGPDITVAALLHLARQASPRYADVQWHVMGNAALLQARADAMGQGDFWRVVSTALSMVERRLGAPVRAGALDAANGRYVLDLLDAAIDGCLIGTADGMRYDAMVTAPVQKSTINDAGVPFTGHTEYLAERSRTPRVVMMLAGPQPAHDNAMLRVALATTHLPLREVPDAITPAVLDETLDIVQRDLRTRFGLTAPRILVTGLNPHAGESGHLGREEIEVIEPAIARARARGIDARGPYPADTLFQPRLLADADCVLAMYHDQGLAPLKYGTFGHGVNITLGLPFVRTSVDHGTALDLAGTGRAEFGSMIEAIDTAIAMARHTARS, encoded by the coding sequence ATGCTGAACATTGCCATCACCACTGGCGAACCCGCTGGTATCGGCCCCGACATCACCGTGGCTGCGCTGTTGCACCTGGCACGACAGGCGTCGCCGCGTTACGCCGATGTGCAGTGGCATGTGATGGGCAATGCCGCTTTGCTGCAGGCGCGCGCCGACGCGATGGGGCAGGGCGATTTCTGGCGCGTTGTCTCTACGGCACTGTCGATGGTGGAGCGCCGGCTGGGTGCGCCCGTGCGCGCCGGAGCGCTTGATGCCGCGAACGGCCGCTATGTGCTGGACCTGCTCGACGCGGCCATCGACGGCTGCCTGATCGGCACGGCAGACGGCATGCGTTACGACGCGATGGTCACGGCGCCGGTGCAGAAGAGCACGATCAACGACGCCGGGGTGCCATTTACCGGCCACACCGAGTATCTGGCCGAGCGCAGCCGCACGCCGCGCGTGGTGATGATGCTCGCTGGTCCGCAACCGGCGCACGACAACGCCATGCTGCGCGTGGCGCTGGCGACGACGCACTTGCCGCTGCGCGAGGTGCCGGACGCCATCACGCCAGCGGTGCTCGACGAAACGCTGGACATCGTGCAGCGTGATCTGCGCACACGCTTCGGCTTGACTGCACCGCGCATCCTCGTGACGGGGTTGAATCCGCATGCGGGTGAATCTGGTCACCTCGGGCGGGAAGAGATCGAAGTGATCGAGCCGGCCATCGCCCGTGCCCGTGCGCGCGGAATCGATGCGCGCGGTCCTTATCCGGCCGATACGCTGTTCCAGCCGCGCCTTCTGGCCGATGCCGATTGCGTGCTGGCGATGTACCACGATCAAGGCTTGGCGCCGCTCAAGTACGGCACCTTCGGCCACGGCGTGAACATTACGCTCGGTTTGCCATTCGTGCGCACGTCGGTGGACCACGGTACGGCGCTGGACTTGGCGGGCACGGGCCGCGCCGAATTCGGCAGCATGATCGAGGCGATCGATACCGCCATCGCCATGGCTCGGCACACGGCACGTTCCTGA
- the rsmA gene encoding 16S rRNA (adenine(1518)-N(6)/adenine(1519)-N(6))-dimethyltransferase RsmA has product MARSTTGVHQGHQARKRFGQNFLVDDGVIHAIVAAIDPKPDDVLVEIGPGLGALTVPLMERVRTLQVVELDRDLVARLQKRFGDRLVVHAGDALAFDFGALLEADRPLRIVGNLPYNISSPLLFHLATFADRVRDQHFMLQKEVVDRMVAAPGSKAFSRLSVMLQVRYYMELVLDVPPGSFNPPPKVDSAVVRMIPWPADKSPYAPVDMRALGTVVTMAFSQRRKVLRNTLGALRDVVDFDALAFDLSRRAEEVPVDDFVAVANALPANRIAGSVSDLSED; this is encoded by the coding sequence ATGGCACGATCCACGACCGGCGTTCACCAGGGGCACCAGGCCCGCAAGCGCTTTGGCCAGAACTTCCTGGTCGATGACGGCGTGATCCACGCCATCGTCGCCGCCATTGATCCGAAGCCCGACGATGTGCTCGTCGAGATCGGCCCGGGCCTCGGCGCACTCACCGTCCCGCTGATGGAGCGCGTGCGCACCCTGCAGGTGGTCGAGCTGGACCGTGATCTTGTCGCACGCTTGCAGAAGCGTTTCGGCGATCGGCTGGTCGTGCATGCCGGCGACGCGCTGGCGTTCGATTTCGGCGCGCTGCTGGAGGCGGACCGGCCGCTGCGCATTGTCGGCAACCTGCCGTACAACATCTCGAGCCCGCTGCTGTTCCATCTGGCCACGTTCGCCGATCGTGTGCGCGACCAGCATTTCATGCTCCAGAAAGAAGTGGTCGACCGCATGGTCGCCGCGCCGGGCAGCAAGGCCTTCAGCCGGCTGTCGGTGATGCTGCAGGTGCGCTACTACATGGAGCTGGTGCTGGATGTGCCGCCGGGCTCGTTCAACCCACCGCCCAAGGTGGATTCGGCGGTGGTGCGGATGATTCCGTGGCCGGCCGACAAATCGCCGTATGCGCCCGTCGACATGCGCGCGTTGGGCACGGTGGTGACGATGGCGTTTTCGCAGCGGCGCAAGGTGCTGCGCAACACCCTGGGCGCACTAAGAGACGTGGTTGATTTCGACGCGCTCGCCTTTGACCTGAGCCGCCGCGCAGAAGAGGTGCCGGTGGACGATTTCGTGGCGGTGGCGAATGCGCTGCCGGCCAACCGCATCGCCGGCAGCGTTTCCGATCTCAGCGAAGATTGA
- a CDS encoding DMT family transporter, giving the protein MATATDAIRRPLDGTAIGLMVVLCMCWGFQQVAIKVAAHDVGPVMQAGVRSAIASVLVFAFALWRGTCLSLRDGTLAGGLMAGVLFGVEFLCIFIGLGYTTASRMAVFLYTAPIFTALGLHFFVPGEHLRPRQWAGIGIAFAGIVLAFAGGVIHPAAGPSTSLGDALGVVAGALWGATTIVVRASKLSEAPAAKTLLYQLAVSAVLLLLMAAGTGQAFTANLTPTALASLAYQSVLIAFASYLTWFWLLRRYLASRLSVFSFLTPLFGVAFGVLLLHEPVGLRFALAATLVLSGILLVNLR; this is encoded by the coding sequence ATGGCAACCGCCACTGACGCCATCCGCCGGCCGCTGGACGGCACCGCCATCGGCCTGATGGTGGTGCTGTGCATGTGCTGGGGCTTTCAGCAGGTTGCCATCAAGGTGGCCGCGCACGACGTGGGCCCCGTCATGCAGGCCGGTGTGCGCTCGGCCATCGCATCGGTTCTGGTATTTGCGTTTGCGCTCTGGCGCGGCACGTGCCTCTCGTTGCGCGACGGCACGCTGGCCGGCGGCCTGATGGCCGGCGTGCTGTTCGGTGTCGAGTTCCTGTGCATCTTCATCGGCCTGGGCTACACGACTGCCTCGCGCATGGCGGTGTTCCTCTACACGGCGCCGATCTTCACGGCGCTCGGCCTGCACTTTTTCGTGCCGGGCGAACATCTGCGCCCGCGCCAGTGGGCGGGCATCGGCATTGCATTTGCGGGGATCGTGCTGGCGTTTGCCGGCGGTGTCATACACCCGGCGGCCGGGCCGTCGACCTCGTTGGGCGACGCGCTGGGCGTGGTGGCAGGTGCGCTGTGGGGCGCGACGACCATCGTCGTGCGGGCAAGCAAGCTCTCCGAGGCACCGGCGGCGAAGACGCTGCTGTACCAACTGGCCGTCTCGGCCGTGCTGCTGCTGTTGATGGCGGCGGGCACTGGCCAGGCCTTTACCGCAAACCTCACACCGACCGCGCTGGCCAGCCTCGCTTACCAGTCCGTGCTGATCGCGTTCGCCAGTTACCTGACGTGGTTCTGGCTGCTGCGCCGCTATCTGGCGTCTCGGTTATCGGTGTTCTCGTTCCTGACACCGCTGTTTGGCGTGGCGTTTGGCGTGCTGCTCTTGCATGAGCCGGTGGGCCTGCGGTTTGCGCTGGCGGCAACGCTCGTGCTGTCGGGCATCCTGCTCGTCAATCTTCGCTGA
- the gloA gene encoding lactoylglutathione lyase: MRMLHTMLRVGDMQRSIDFYTKVLGMQLLRTSDNPEYKYSLAFVGYGPEASNTVIELTYNYGVSEYELGTAFGHLAIEVDDAAQACDQIRNAGGKVTREAGPVKGGSTIIAFVEDPDGYKIELIQARSMPDGNRH; the protein is encoded by the coding sequence ATGCGAATGCTCCACACCATGCTGCGCGTCGGCGACATGCAGCGCTCGATCGACTTCTACACCAAGGTGCTCGGCATGCAGTTGCTGCGCACCAGCGACAACCCCGAGTACAAGTACTCGCTGGCGTTCGTCGGCTACGGCCCGGAAGCCAGCAACACGGTCATCGAACTGACCTACAACTACGGGGTGAGCGAGTACGAACTCGGCACGGCATTCGGGCACTTGGCCATCGAGGTCGACGATGCCGCACAAGCCTGCGACCAGATCCGCAACGCCGGCGGCAAGGTCACGCGTGAAGCGGGTCCGGTCAAGGGCGGCAGCACCATCATCGCGTTTGTGGAAGATCCGGACGGCTACAAGATCGAGCTGATCCAGGCGCGCTCGATGCCCGATGGCAACCGCCACTGA
- a CDS encoding M48 family metallopeptidase, protein MKLLRPPTSPTPADSVQLELPLLAPEAPSASQPPDASLLAPPALDFSTAPLGPNQRRLTLGERALIYNLKRSSRRTIGFVIDDRGLSITAPRWVTLAEIEHAIAEKQKWIFAKLAEWRTSAARRMLPQMEWQDGAALPFLGKTITLKLESPIGALMFDADSSVLHLGLPPGTTDQQIKDRVQGWLQTQARRLFGERLEVYAERLGVRHSAYALSSAATRWGSCTADGKIRLNWRLVHFPLSLIDYVVAHELAHLKEMNHSPRFWDTVESIFPEFREAREQLRSHPPEYLPAF, encoded by the coding sequence ATGAAACTGCTGCGCCCACCGACTTCGCCCACCCCCGCCGACAGCGTCCAGCTTGAGTTACCGCTGCTCGCACCCGAAGCCCCGTCGGCATCGCAGCCGCCTGACGCGTCCCTCCTCGCTCCGCCCGCACTCGACTTTTCCACCGCACCGCTCGGCCCCAATCAGCGCCGCCTGACCTTGGGCGAGCGCGCGCTCATCTATAACCTCAAGCGTTCGTCGCGGCGCACCATCGGCTTCGTCATCGATGACCGGGGCCTGTCGATCACGGCACCGCGCTGGGTCACGCTCGCCGAGATCGAACACGCCATCGCCGAAAAACAGAAGTGGATCTTCGCCAAGCTGGCCGAATGGCGCACGAGCGCCGCACGCCGCATGCTGCCGCAGATGGAGTGGCAGGACGGCGCCGCACTCCCTTTCCTCGGCAAGACGATCACGCTCAAGCTGGAATCGCCCATCGGCGCATTGATGTTCGATGCCGACAGCAGTGTGCTGCACCTGGGCCTGCCACCCGGCACCACTGATCAGCAGATCAAGGACCGCGTGCAAGGCTGGCTGCAGACGCAGGCGCGACGCCTCTTCGGCGAGCGCCTGGAGGTGTACGCCGAGCGCCTTGGCGTGCGGCATAGCGCGTATGCGCTGTCCTCCGCCGCGACGCGTTGGGGAAGCTGCACCGCCGACGGCAAGATCCGCCTGAACTGGCGCCTCGTGCATTTCCCCCTCAGCCTGATCGACTACGTGGTTGCGCATGAGCTCGCGCATCTCAAGGAGATGAACCACAGCCCGCGCTTCTGGGACACGGTGGAATCGATCTTCCCTGAGTTTCGTGAGGCGCGGGAGCAACTGCGCTCGCATCCGCCGGAATACCTGCCGGCATTCTGA
- a CDS encoding lysophospholipid acyltransferase family protein, translating to MTFIRSLLYLVFLIVWTPIYAVACFIVFPFMNPHHRFWMVSGWTKSAIWMARWLLGIRWQYQGWENIEEAVATNKQVVLLSKHQSAWETMAFVATMPRPLCYVFKRELLFVPFFGWALGMLKMVHINRKDGANAFASVARQGKERLADGAWVIMFPEGTRTRSGDPKPRYKSGGARFAVDTGAWVIPIAHNSGRVWPRNSFLKHPGLITLSVGPAISSAGKTSDELNREVEAWIETEMRRIDADSYREHA from the coding sequence ATGACTTTTATCCGTTCGCTGCTGTACCTGGTTTTCCTGATCGTTTGGACACCGATTTACGCGGTGGCCTGCTTCATCGTCTTTCCGTTCATGAACCCGCACCACCGCTTCTGGATGGTGTCCGGCTGGACAAAGTCTGCAATCTGGATGGCACGCTGGCTGCTCGGCATCCGCTGGCAATACCAGGGCTGGGAGAACATCGAGGAAGCCGTCGCCACCAACAAACAGGTTGTGCTGCTCTCCAAGCACCAGTCGGCGTGGGAAACCATGGCCTTCGTCGCGACCATGCCGCGACCGTTGTGCTACGTCTTCAAGCGCGAGCTGCTGTTTGTGCCGTTCTTCGGGTGGGCGCTCGGCATGCTCAAAATGGTGCACATTAACCGCAAGGACGGCGCCAATGCGTTCGCCTCGGTGGCGCGCCAGGGCAAGGAGCGTCTTGCAGATGGCGCGTGGGTGATCATGTTTCCGGAAGGCACGCGCACGCGTTCGGGCGACCCGAAGCCACGTTACAAAAGCGGCGGTGCGCGCTTTGCCGTGGATACCGGCGCATGGGTCATCCCCATCGCGCACAACTCCGGCCGTGTGTGGCCGCGCAATTCGTTCCTGAAGCATCCGGGCCTGATTACGCTGTCGGTCGGGCCGGCCATCTCGAGCGCCGGCAAAACCAGCGACGAACTCAATCGCGAAGTCGAAGCGTGGATCGAAACAGAAATGCGTAGAATCGACGCCGATAGCTACCGCGAGCACGCATGA
- the gmhB gene encoding D-glycero-beta-D-manno-heptose 1,7-bisphosphate 7-phosphatase → MPHVPKLVILDRDGVINRDSDQFIKSPDEWIALDGSLEAIAELNQAGYQVVVATNQSGIGRGLFEAAALNAMHEKMYKALATSGGRVDAVFFCPHTAADACECRKPKAGMLREIARRFDMDLTGVPVVGDSLRDLQAGVEVGAVPHLVLTGKGIKTRDAGNLPPGTQIHEDLRAFARALLSPVPQGTPTRAP, encoded by the coding sequence ATGCCCCACGTTCCCAAACTGGTGATTCTCGACCGCGATGGCGTTATCAACCGCGACAGCGACCAGTTCATCAAGTCGCCTGACGAGTGGATCGCGCTCGACGGCAGCCTGGAAGCCATTGCCGAGCTGAACCAGGCCGGCTACCAGGTGGTGGTGGCAACCAACCAGTCGGGTATCGGGCGCGGCCTGTTCGAGGCCGCTGCGCTCAACGCCATGCACGAGAAGATGTACAAGGCGCTTGCCACCTCCGGCGGGCGCGTCGATGCCGTCTTCTTCTGCCCGCACACCGCCGCCGATGCCTGCGAGTGCCGCAAGCCCAAGGCCGGCATGCTGCGCGAGATCGCACGCCGCTTCGACATGGACCTGACCGGCGTGCCGGTCGTGGGAGATTCGCTGCGCGACTTGCAAGCCGGTGTAGAAGTCGGTGCCGTGCCCCACCTCGTATTGACCGGCAAGGGCATCAAGACCCGCGATGCCGGCAACCTTCCCCCAGGCACCCAGATTCACGAGGACCTGCGTGCGTTTGCGCGTGCGCTGCTATCTCCCGTGCCCCAGGGCACGCCCACGCGCGCCCCTTGA